In the genome of Impatiens glandulifera chromosome 6, dImpGla2.1, whole genome shotgun sequence, the window GTTTCCTCGGTTCTTGTTTGTTGTTCTATCCATTTGGATTCAAATTTGTATACTAAATCCTCGGTATGCTCAAGCATTTTGATTTGCTTATTTACTTTTTCGTTGAGCACGTTGACACGAACATATAACTCGTCTGTTtctgtatttgattcttcagGATCTGATCTTGATCTAGTTCCCACCATTTTGATCTGATCTTGAAGTTGCTTCTTGATGAGTAAAAAAAATTGCACAGATTTGAATGAGGTCGGAGGGTCTtttagctctgataccaatgtGACGATACTAGGGAATATTTGGAGAATTGAAAGAAGGGGATGAGAAGACAGTAAGAAGAGTtgcaagaagaaggaagaaatcaAGAAGACACAAGGTGAGAGGAAAATGTAACTTCATAGAAAAAATTAGTCAATGTTACACTGATGGatcaaagttatataaatagctttgtaatctgataacttttgtttttaattaaaagaataataactttatttaattttatcataacttCAGggactattttatatttacataatatatcAACATTAGGTTTAGATTTCATTTGTTACACAGATGTTTCTCCCTTTGAGTTCTTCGCCGCTTCTTCTAGGTTTACTCCCTTTCAACTCTTCTGTTACACATTCATTCATCCTCTAATTCGAATTCACATACACCAGGTTTACTCCCTTTCAACTCTTCTGTTACACATTCATTCATCCTCTAATTCGAATTCACATACACCATCGTATCTTATACTTAAGGATTCCATTATTAACGACATTTAAACCATCATTCCTTCATCCCTCTAATTCAAATTCACATATCCATCACATCTCATATCCTTCAAAGATTCAATTATTAACGGCACTGAAACCACCATTCATTCGTCCCtttaattcgaattcaaatattttatcatatcttATCCTTCTAAGATTTTCATTATTAACTGTATTTGAACCACCGTTCCTTCATCCTTTTAATTCGAATTCACATATTCTATCATATCTTATCCTTTAAGAATTTCATTTCTTAACGGTATTTGAATCATCTTTTCTTCATCCATCTAATTCGAATTAACATATTctattctattatattttatctttcaaaGATTCATTATTAAAATCACAACTCTTTCAATCTTTTAAATTTGCactcatatataaataatcatatatatagaGAGTAATTATAGGGAAAGTGAATCTGGGGCCGCAAAAGTCcgcgaaaatagaatattctatttaaacaccaaatattctctcttctcttattaattaatttctctctctttctctacgaattaattaatttatctctattttctctcattaattaattaatttatctcactaattaatttatttaaactctaaaccctaattaatatctctACGTATTACGGGgaatagaaatattaaataaacataataaaaataaaaaaattataataataaatatatatatatataatcatcattatattttaatctttataacaCACACTCTAAAATTCACACCAAGTGTAACTCAAACCAATATCAAGAGTTTGAAATGTTAATCATTTAACCATATTGAGCTACTTGTGATTgttgaattcaatttataaatttatgtatgtatatatttttaataattgttaatgaATAAGTCCTTCCATTTttagattgcaagttcaaaacttatatttaacatttttatttttatttttttaatttaatcgtTTCAAATTTATGAATAGGTCAACCcgattcaaatattcatttattcttatatatatatatatatttaaattaactataACTCTTGacctaacaaataaaaaaaaaattaaacatagttaattggataaatattgaatgtcaactttcattaaatttaatatatttgtatgttttgctttcctttgtATTTTCTTACCTAGTTAGCACTAAATgcaattctaaaattaaaatataaaatctcaatagtatatataattgattaaagTGTAATACATACATTTCAGGTTGTAAGTAcaatacttatatataatatatttaatttaattttttaaattaaattgtttcaaatttatgggTAAATAAACTCGTAAtcctatttttattatatatatatatatatatatatatatatatatatatatatatattcatggtTTACtctattaatcaaataattaaatattttttttttaccattatcctttcattaatgaaaaatattattttaaattaaaaacaaaaatatttaaataaattactaaagaaTTAGGTTTCCTTAAGTATGTCCCCAAACTAGGGTTGTAAACGAATCGAATCGAAGCGAATTTTACTGTATTCGATTCGTATTCGTGAAACTATtcgaatattcgtattcgtattcgaatttttttcgaataattaatgtgattcgtattcgatttgaaattgatattcgtattattcgatccgattcgagtattcgattcgattttttttaaaacataggTTTTGAGTGATTAGCAGTAGAATGACTAAATGTAAGTTTCAAGTTTTCAACCGAAGAAATGTatatatgtactagggttttagaataaataatatttataaaattaaaattaataaaatagtatatatatatataatcgaatatttaatcgaatattagcgaatatcgaatcgaatatcttgattttgtattcgtttattagtcgaatcgaatcgaatatttttattcgaattcgaatcacaaaattacgaatacgaatatcaaaattcgaatacgaataccgaatcgaatcaaaagtatttgattcatttacaaccctacCCCAAACAGATCCGTTTAATTATGGGCTGACATATTAATGACGTTTGTAAagagtttaataaaaaattaatggaaTTAATGGAATTTTAGGTATcgtttgatttgggttataggattattaattataaatatatattataaaataattaattttatattaatatcttttataaatttGCAAATTATGAGGAAGGGTTAACgtcataaattcataatatatatatatatattggatttgatttttaaactGTTGTTAGTTTTGGTTTAAACTCCCATTATCAATCAAATTCGAAACCTTTTTTACCAAGTAAATAAtgaaaagtattattatttttaactaactatactaaattaaatgtaatttaaatatatattttaaaataaaaagatcaaTGTTTTAAGCctgaaaaaaaatcttattctttacaataataactatttaataacaattaagtttaaaatatatatttttataatataagttattatctttaaataattctttaatttattttaattaataaaataaatcatttaaaataaaatatttataatatgtttaaacttttttaatttataaaataattaatttaaaataattttaaaaaatatatatacataattactGAGTTGTTGttcaaaagtatatattttaaataatttaatttgttactCAGTAAAATATTAGCAcggttttaaatttaaatatatattttatttaatgtataacattaaaattatgaaattagattattatatataaaattttaaaaaataactaattttaaaaaaattcatcatTTCCGTATGACTAGGTAAAGAGACGTGGAGTACTTCGGgcacaataaaaaatatttaaaataatatatatatatatatatatatatatatttaaaaaatgtttgaaaataatatattataaatattttattgtattatttattttataagtttaaatattaatgaactatttaaatataataaattaaattattaaaattttagtggattcaattaatattaaaatgttatatttaaaaaagatgtgttatattttcaaactttaaatttataCCACGTGTATAACGGCTTACATAAATTCATGTTAACAAGTTTTaccttttcaaataatttcattctttttttttataaatagctAAACAAAAACATATTCTTTTGAAACCTAATTATTTCTCTACTGATCTCTTTTCTCCTATCATTCTATCCATCCCTCTTCAATGTCGAAGAACAATGTTGATCTAACTCTTCGCCTCGGGTTCTCTGAATGGCATGATAATGAGCCTGATTCGCGGGATAATGAGCCTTTGGTGGATCTTTCTGAATCGCAGAATAATGATCCTTCGATGGAGCTCTCTGAATCGGAGGACAATGATCATTTGGTAGAGCATGTTGACCTTCAATTACCAGTACCTCAAGGGAGgaaatatttacatttcaattttgATGCCGCAGTAAAACACTTTCTTAGGAGTCTGGATACTAAAAAATACGagtaatttttcaatttcttagaatttctattttattttaagattatataGTTATTTAACAATCTTAATtggtatatttttaataaatttgtttatttatttacatgtaaTATTATGATATCAATATTCAAATatctctttttatattaattacttACTTTTTTTTCAGACAAATTGGTGGTGACCTTCCACGAGAACCTCCTCCTCAACCTTTAGGAGCacttaatgttgattttttgaACCATCCTGACCCTATACCAATAGTACAACCATGTAATAAGAGGATGCGACTGAATTGTGTCAATCTCAAACCCGGCAAAACAATAGAGATTGACCCTCCATTTGATTGGGCCACCGATCGTCGTGCTAAAGTGCACACTATTGAGTAAACGATCGATAAACTTCTTAAACTCTTCAAGTTTTTCCTATTTTCTTAagcatatttatattatttaaaaaaaataaaatatattttatctttcattgaaaatatgaaattttgatttctttattttcttgttataaaataatttataatttttgttcttcaagattatatatttagtttttcattgatatgaaaatttgatatcTTTAAGGATATAGATACTAAGttatttaatagtattttttattctatGAATTTTATTAACATCTTTTGTGTTTAATTTCATACCTTATAtcactatattttaaaattttattattattttttattcacattaataaaataatacaactcttatgaaatatgtttgtttactctttattttatttgaactccataaatattttcttattcaagTTTTGTTTCATTTCAGATATCTTCTATCAAAAGATATTAAGCAGATTTCAGATAAGGTCAAGTGTAAGAATTGTGAAAGAGAGTTTAACATAAATTACGATATAGAAACTTTCAACGAGATTGAAAATTACATCATCTTGAATGATAACCAGATGAACAACCGAGCACCAAACAAATGGATGGATCCGACCTTACCAAATTGTGAATCATGTGGAAAGGAGAATAGTCTTAAACCCATAATTGCAGACAAGAAAAAGTCCATCAATTGGCTTTTCTTATTTTTGGGTTCTTTTTTAGGTTGTTGCACATTGAAACAACTTAAGTATTTTTGTAAGCACACAAGGAATCATAGGACCGGTGCTAAAGATCGCCTCTTGCATGACGCGTATATTGAGCTTTGCCAACAACTAAAGCCTAGCACTCCTTTAACGATTCAAAACTAATTTGATTTGTTCTccgttatttttgttttgacctattagtttttcattattattttgttttggttagtatttatttatgtttttgaacAATGTTTGAGAAAGGGAATggataagttattatttttgaagattgatatccatttattataattactttttttaactCTTCTTttctatgtattttttttttgtcttatttaGTTTTTGCTCTTACATTGGTCAAGATTATGGATttgatttatcaaatatatatatagtattatcaAACCTTAGAATGCATTAAATACAGgccaaaaattaatttaaaaagaaaatacaaaacaattGAATTCTCACGTGGAATCAATATATAATCTCTTACTACTACTACTAacatgaataattaattatttaattattagactATAATAATTGCCTCATCTAACTAGCCGTTGTAGATCAAATCTTAGGGATAGAAATAGAATATTTAGTGGCTTTTTGTTTGTTCTAactctaatattaaataataaataaaaacattcaaaaaagaaagaagaattaCCTTATATGGAGGGGCATAATAggaattaaataagaatatagGCACTTTTAAAAGCTCAATGCCACTAATCCCATCATTGTCACCACCATCACAACTTCTTTTAAACTTATGCCAATTCCCtgaaattataaacaaaatcagaataaaaatttaatacatatacaaaataaataaataaatacatcacaaattttactaaaaaataaattaattcgaaTTCAATCTTTTCCAATGAACATTAGTCTTGAACAATTCTCAATTAAGGATGACATTTACCGTTCCATATTCATTCGGTTTTGAAGAATCCCGAGacacaaatattatttgaataatatactagattagtttataaataaataaacaaagtacGTTTAAACCAAGGTCATTTTGGAAAATGACCCTATCTATACCATAACGgatttttaatatgatatatattgaaaaattatatatttttttaaaataataaacttaaaattcttataaaatataaataataaataaatatatttaattatgtttattgtGTTCGAGATAAAATCAATATGAGATCAGAACCGACGACACAAATATTAGTCATGTCTCATCTTTGGTCTACTACTAAAATCATTTAGGCAATTTGGATCGAAAACCGCCCTTAAAGCGCAATTTGGATTGAAAATTGAGAGGCGCAATTTGGATTGAAAATTGAGAGGCTCAATTTGGATCGAAAATCGCCCTTAAAGAGTAATTTGGATCGAAAATCGAGAGGCTCAATTTGGATCGAAAACCGCCCTTAAAGAGTAATTTGGATCGAAAATCGAGAGACAAATTGTAATGGTCATCTCTATGCCCAACATAGTTTATAGTTTAAATTGAGCAACATCTCTGCTCCTGTTCCCTCTCATATGGGAAGGGCAAAATcgtcaataaaaaaattactattttgcCATCCTGTAAGAGGGAAGAGTTAAAAGGCAATAATCTCAGATGGTTTaaattatgaaacaaaattttagaatattttttatttaaacaacctaatatttaataacataaaaaaccctaaatgaaataactttattaaaaaaaataaaataaatttgaatagcTCCCAAACAAGCAAGTGGAATCGGCGCCTACTTTCTGTCAGTTACCGACTTACAGTCAAAAAAATGACAAAAGCAACCCTCAATAATAGGGCTACGTGTCAATATCCTATTAGTTAACCGACTCcgaactttaaaattttaaaaaaaattaaaataataaagagagagggaaagtaaaaaaaactaatatacgCAAATATAACCAGCGCAAGTTAGCAAAACTTACCGCAGAAgaagtaatatttaaataaccagtCGATGAGTTTTCCGGCGCCGGCAACGGCGAACGGGAGGAAGAAGACGATGATACCGATCCGCCATGGCTGGTAGTATTACCAACAGACTGTAAACTCGAAAGACCTAAAGGATATGCCGGCGTACCGTCCGGTTTAAACAAACCGTAATTCCTCTCCGACGTAGGTCCCGGCTTCATATTCTCGTTAAACAGAGCAAAAACGTAGATGTTCAGATCACAATTAGGTCTCATCGGCGTACCTTTCTTCTGAGAAATGAGTTTCATCAGATTACTATTATATTTCTTAGCATTCTCCGGCGTTGCTCCGTATTCATTCTCATCTCCTTTAGACGGCCATCCTGTTTCCGAGATCTGAACCGATTGTCTTTTGAATCCAATCGAGGATAAAGCTGAATGAACAGCGTCGATCTGTGCGAATAACATGTTATCGTAATGAAGCTTAGTTACAGGATCAACTACTCCTGAATTCGGTTGAAACAGAACGAAATCAATTGAGATCTGTTTCGGACTATCCTTATACGCGAAGTACGGATACGCGTTGATTAAAAACGGCGATCCTGTTTTCGTTAAGAAACTCACGATCTGAGTTATCAAACCAGTTAGATCTCGTCGGAATGAACCTGATGATGGTGGATATGAGGTTTCAAGTAAGGCGAGTGAATGCGCGGTTGTAACGGAAACCTGTTTGTCTAGATGAAGAGAGACTAGAGCGGAGTGTACGTTTTGCATTGCTGGAAGGAGATCGGAGTTGAGATTTGTATCGTTGAAGGTTAATACTTCATTTCCGACGGTTATACAAGTGATGTTTGTTGAAGGAAGGTAGAGTTGAACATTTGATTTTACCCAAGCTATGGCGGTTTCTGGATCTCGCATTTTGGATAAGTATTCGTTGCCAACGCCAACGATGAATTCGATTCCTGTGTTTGCGAATGCTTTGAGGACTTGTGGATTGGCGTCGTATAGTTTTACTTTGTTGGCGCCGATTGAGTGGACGAGTGGAACTACGTTTTCTGGTGACGGTATGTTGTTTGCTATACGGCCGTAGTTAACTCCGATTGCGGTGATTGTTGATGGTaagaggatgaagatgaagattggTGTTAGGATTCTGAAGTCCATTTTTGGAGAATCTTACTGAAATGGAGATCGAAccagagatagagagagaactGTGAAGGAGGGTTttgagaagaagatgatgatgatattattgcgttctttattcttttacttttttctgcttttttgttGTGCATAAATCCAtcagtttatttgaaaataattagataGTTTTTAAAGTGGAATGATATTTTCCGATCTTCGGGCAAAAGCAAGGGCACGAATCCGACCTCCCCGTCACGTGTGACATTTTGTGACTCGAAATGTAATTTTTCgggatatttttaatttttctctcttctaccCATATGACATACACTTATTTTCGTCGGATTCATGAACTTATT includes:
- the LOC124941965 gene encoding glucan endo-1,3-beta-glucosidase 11-like, whose protein sequence is MDFRILTPIFIFILLPSTITAIGVNYGRIANNIPSPENVVPLVHSIGANKVKLYDANPQVLKAFANTGIEFIVGVGNEYLSKMRDPETAIAWVKSNVQLYLPSTNITCITVGNEVLTFNDTNLNSDLLPAMQNVHSALVSLHLDKQVSVTTAHSLALLETSYPPSSGSFRRDLTGLITQIVSFLTKTGSPFLINAYPYFAYKDSPKQISIDFVLFQPNSGVVDPVTKLHYDNMLFAQIDAVHSALSSIGFKRQSVQISETGWPSKGDENEYGATPENAKKYNSNLMKLISQKKGTPMRPNCDLNIYVFALFNENMKPGPTSERNYGLFKPDGTPAYPLGLSSLQSVGNTTSHGGSVSSSSSSRSPLPAPENSSTGYLNITSSAGIGISLKEVVMVVTMMGLVALSF